In the genome of Telluria mixta, the window GCAGGGGCAGCTGGTGGCCGTGCATCCGGTCTACGACGAGGCGTTCGACGTGTTCGCGCCGGCGGCCCTGCGCGGCCGGCCCGCGGCGCGCCAGGAGTGGGCGGTCGGGCAGATGCTGCTGGCGGCAAAGGCGTCGCGCAACCTGGGCCTCTCGGCCACGATCAGTTTTCCCGGCGCGCTGGCGTGGCCGTTCCTGTACCCGTGGCCGCAGCGCCCGGCGGGGCTGGTCGAGACGGCCTTCGACGAGCTGGCGCGGCGCTGGCGCCCGATCCTCGACGCCTGCGACGAGCAGGGCGTCGACGTCGCGTTCGAGCTGCATCCCGGCGAGGACCTGTTCGACGGCGCCACGTTCGAGATGCTGCTGGAGCGCGTCGACCATCATCCGCGCCTGAACATCGCCTACGATCCGTCGCACTTCCTGCTGCAGCAGCTCGACTACCTGGAGTTCATCGACCTGTACCATGACCGCATCAAGGTCATGCACGTGAAGGACGCGGAATTCCGGCCGAGCGGCCGGCAGGGCGTGTATTCGGGCTACCAGCCGTGGGTCGACCGCGCCGGCAGGTTCCGCTCGCTGGGCGACGGCCAGATCGATTTCAAGGCGATCTTTTCCAAGTTCGCGCAGTACGGCTTCAAGGGATGGGCCGTGCTGGAATGGGAGTGCTGCCTGAAGCACCCCGAACAGGGCGCCCGCGAAGGCGCGCCCTTCATCCGAGACCACATCATCAGGGTGACCGACAAGGCATTCGACGATTTCGCGGGCGGCGCCACCGACCCGCAGCAGATCCGCCGCATGCTCGGCCTGACCTAAGGAGACAAGATGGACCGAAGAACCCTGCTCAAGCGGATCGCCGCCGCTGCCGGCGCCGCCTACTGGAGCGGCGAGACGCTGGCGGTGCAGCTGGCCAAGGCGGCGGGCAGCCGCCCGGACGACGGCGCGCAGCCGGAACCGTTCCCGGCCGCGCACAAGGAGCGCCTCGCCGCGCTGTGCGAACTGATCATCCCGCAGACCGACACGCCGGGCGCGATCCAGGCGGGCGTGCCCGCCTTCGTGGCCGACATGTATGCGCACTGGCTGGTGCCAGCCGAGCGCAAGACCGTCGTCGACGGCCTGGCCGCGCTGGAGAGCGCCGCGCAGGCCGCGCACGGCCGCGGCTTCGCCGCCTGCACGCCGGCGCAGCAGGGCGCCTTGCTTGCACCCGCGCGCAAGGCGGCGGGCAGCTACCAGCAGCGCTCGCACGGGATGGACGCCCGCCTCGCCGACCCCACGGCACCGTTCTTCTTCAAGATGCGCGACCTCGTCACGCTCGGCTACTTCACGTCGGAAGCGGGCGTCAACGGCGAACTGGCCTACGTGCCGGTGCCGGGACGCTGGGACGCGGACGTCGACACCAAAAC includes:
- a CDS encoding sugar phosphate isomerase/epimerase family protein, which gives rise to MATTIKGPAIFLAQFAGDAAPFNSWDAITKWAASLGYRGVQVPSNDARLFDLEKAAASKDYCDEIAGIARVNGVEITELSTHLQGQLVAVHPVYDEAFDVFAPAALRGRPAARQEWAVGQMLLAAKASRNLGLSATISFPGALAWPFLYPWPQRPAGLVETAFDELARRWRPILDACDEQGVDVAFELHPGEDLFDGATFEMLLERVDHHPRLNIAYDPSHFLLQQLDYLEFIDLYHDRIKVMHVKDAEFRPSGRQGVYSGYQPWVDRAGRFRSLGDGQIDFKAIFSKFAQYGFKGWAVLEWECCLKHPEQGAREGAPFIRDHIIRVTDKAFDDFAGGATDPQQIRRMLGLT
- a CDS encoding gluconate 2-dehydrogenase subunit 3 family protein; translated protein: MDRRTLLKRIAAAAGAAYWSGETLAVQLAKAAGSRPDDGAQPEPFPAAHKERLAALCELIIPQTDTPGAIQAGVPAFVADMYAHWLVPAERKTVVDGLAALESAAQAAHGRGFAACTPAQQGALLAPARKAAGSYQQRSHGMDARLADPTAPFFFKMRDLVTLGYFTSEAGVNGELAYVPVPGRWDADVDTKTWNRQIQI